In Zingiber officinale cultivar Zhangliang chromosome 9B, Zo_v1.1, whole genome shotgun sequence, the genomic window TATTCATCAATTCTGGAGAAAATTGACACTTTAACTAGCTCATGCTACTCTACATGGATGCGCTTACAGGGAATCAGCACCTATGATTACATTATTGCTTTGAGGGAGCAAGATCAGGAGCAGGAGCAACTTGCTGTTGGTGGGCAGCAAAGTCCGCAAATGTCCCAAGTGAGCTCTTTTACTGGACTAAGCAGCACCAGTTCTTTCAATCAATTCCATCGGGGTGCATGGTGTACTCCGCCAAGATTATTCCTTGAGGATCAggtatcatactttcattatttAGAAAGTTATTGTGAATGTAATTTACCATGgttaagattatttttgaaaaaccttttaataagattttttttactgtACGAGGCAAATCCatttaattaaaagtttttttttggtaaaaaagcCTAGTTGTAAATCTTTATCAGCACTTCATTCATTTCTCCTTATTCATCATTATCGTATTTTTGAATAAAAATTGAAATAACAAATGTAATCCACTTGCTTATTGTACACTTGGTTCAATGGTTAGCGAACTTAGGTGTGTGCTGTTTGAATTTTGTTTTCATGCATTGACCTCTTTAGATGATTTGTTTCTTGTGAACCTATTTTGAAAGATGcaatatatcttttaatatggGTAGTTAATGTTGTTATAATTAACCCGTTTTTATGGAATTTCGTGAACTAAGAATCTTGTAAACTGCATGCGATTTCTTATTCAAGCTCTCGCTGGAAAGCTAACCAAAATCAACTTAGTTGATCATTAGCTATTCATAAATTGAACTGCATTCACATTTCCATTGCCAACTTCTGACTTCTGAGAATTTGATAGTAGGATAATGTCTACAGtttgttaatatatatatttccatGACGCATGGGTGTTGGAAGGGAATAGAATGTCGTCCTCGATTTTGGGACTGTGAATGTGTCATGTCAAGTTGAACTTTTACCTTGCTTCAGCTCAATTGTGTAAATAATTGTCAATCTCATGGTATAACTTAAGTTAGATTCTATTACAGAAATTCTAGTTCAAAATTAATTCTAGTTCAAAATTAATGTCAATAGCACTCGTTGCTTTTTCACGTTCGTTTAAAAACAATTGAGTAAAATGCAGCAGAatataagttaagtaaaaacaattgctaacacagtttatttttacttggttcggagtctacagcactcccgcttggttaatatatatgcttagaacttgtaaagacaggtcaaacattaatatgcttggttaatatatccatctacagcactcccgctttttcctctaaatatgattttcatttagcattTTACTcatgtcattttttttattttgatgcagtttttaaagagtttGTGTTGAAGTTGGTCCTATAGAAAACTTTTCTGTTATGTTATAAACATATTTACGTTATgatttacatgtatatataacattgacatattatttagtacgagatttacatgtatgaaagttttcatacaaaatttcttgattgcctacaaccccaggtgtcttgatgacaagttgaagaagatggctctaagagtgatagctgaaagcctttcagaagaagagattcttggacttaaagaagcaattccatgcgatggacaccaacaacagtggttagtcaatgatgaggttttgtaaaacttgtgtgtttgaaaaattattgtcatgaagttaaggataacttgtatgatacaaatttaatttgtggatcaatatgtatacattttgtttgtataatataaagttttatttatttgttaaatagtcttattataaaaatgattgtggttgtggatattcaattatatgtaaattttgagtatttttataatttttgctattgaattaagaaaaacactattttttataaatttaaaaagacaacgtttttaagtaataaaagacaacgcttaaaaaacaatgtctttgagaccaaccacaacgcttttaaagcgttgtctttgatatgtgcatttttacaacagcatctttaacaacgctttttaagaacgaatagacaacgcttaaaaagcgttgtctttgtgaccaaccacaacgcttttaaagcgttgtctttgatatgtgcatttttacaacagcatctataacaacgctttttaagaacgaaaagacaacgcttaaaaagcgttgtctttgtgaccaaccacaacgcttttaaagcgttgtctttgatatgactttctacaacaccatctacaacatcactttttaagtacatacgacaacgccaaaaaagcgttgttgtttagcttttttcttgtagtgcatggtcatgctcaaatgagtcaatatgagatattgagcttatctgattgagtgtgtctacttagagatcaagaaacacaaaggttgataagaggatgacacagtctatgcctcattga contains:
- the LOC122023286 gene encoding probable protein S-acyltransferase 22 → MVFALLLLILQWAVGMLVLILCFVERRRFSAEIVSKLGSSFSLAPFIIVVAVCTLLAMVATLPVAQLFFFHILLIKKGISTYDYIIALREQDQEQEQLAVGGQQSPQMSQVSSFTGLSSTSSFNQFHRGAWCTPPRLFLEDQVSYFHYLESYCECNLPWLRLFLKNLLIRFFLLYEANPFN